In Prevotella sp. oral taxon 475, one DNA window encodes the following:
- the sucC gene encoding ADP-forming succinate--CoA ligase subunit beta, which translates to MKVHEYQAKGIFASYGVPVDRSILCRTPQEAVEAYRELGVERCVVKAQVHTGGRGKAGGVKLAADETEVKQHAEAILGMDIKGFTVDRVLVGEAVNIAAEYYVSIVIDRKSKGAILMMSREGGMDIETVARETPDKIFKVPIDPSIGLPDFKAREAAFKLFDDMAQVKQAAPLFQKLYRLFVEKDASLAEINPLVLTKEGQLKAIDAKMTFDNNALYRHPDIFAMFEPTEDEKKEQAAKDKGFSYVNLGGEIGCMVNGAGLAMATMDMIKLYGGNPANFLDIGGSSNPQKIVEAMKLLLADEHVRVVLINIFGGITRCDDVAKGLIEAFQELKTDMPIVIRLTGTNEAEGRELLKGTHFIVAQTMAEAGKKAVAAAGY; encoded by the coding sequence ATGAAAGTTCATGAATATCAAGCAAAAGGCATTTTTGCGAGTTATGGCGTGCCTGTAGACCGGAGCATCCTTTGCAGAACACCACAAGAGGCGGTAGAGGCCTACCGCGAATTGGGCGTTGAACGGTGCGTGGTGAAGGCACAGGTGCACACCGGCGGACGCGGAAAGGCAGGCGGAGTGAAGCTGGCTGCCGATGAAACGGAGGTGAAACAGCATGCTGAGGCTATCCTGGGCATGGATATTAAAGGTTTTACCGTAGACCGTGTGCTGGTGGGCGAGGCCGTGAATATTGCTGCCGAATATTATGTGAGCATCGTGATCGACCGTAAATCGAAAGGAGCCATCCTCATGATGAGCCGAGAAGGCGGGATGGACATCGAAACGGTGGCGCGCGAAACGCCCGATAAAATCTTCAAAGTTCCTATCGACCCTTCTATCGGACTACCCGATTTCAAGGCGCGCGAGGCTGCTTTCAAACTCTTCGACGATATGGCACAGGTGAAGCAAGCGGCTCCGCTGTTCCAAAAACTCTACCGCTTGTTTGTGGAAAAAGATGCGTCGTTGGCCGAAATCAACCCGTTGGTGCTCACAAAAGAGGGCCAGCTGAAGGCCATTGATGCCAAGATGACTTTCGACAACAATGCACTCTATCGTCATCCCGACATCTTCGCCATGTTCGAACCTACCGAAGACGAGAAGAAAGAGCAGGCCGCCAAAGACAAGGGCTTTAGCTATGTGAACCTCGGAGGCGAGATCGGATGCATGGTGAACGGTGCTGGACTGGCCATGGCAACGATGGATATGATTAAACTTTATGGCGGAAATCCGGCCAATTTCCTCGATATCGGAGGTAGTTCTAACCCGCAAAAGATTGTCGAGGCCATGAAACTGCTGCTCGCCGATGAACATGTGCGTGTGGTTCTCATCAACATCTTTGGCGGAATCACCCGTTGCGACGATGTGGCCAAAGGTCTGATCGAGGCCTTTCAAGAGCTCAAAACCGATATGCCCATCGTGATTCGTCTCACGGGAACCAACGAGGCCGAAGGCCGTGAACTGCTGAAAGGCACCCACTTCATCGTGGCACAAACCATGGCCGAGGCCGGTAAGAAGGCTGTTGCGGCTGCAGGCTATTGA
- a CDS encoding SusC/RagA family TonB-linked outer membrane protein produces MQKSLSTSWQVFVGIALLLLVNIQSYAQKPEDGGDIAIEGVVVDNGTNEPIVGATVKMKNGPRGTVTSSTGRFRLEGCKPTDVIQVSFVGCKPRSFTVGKKRNFTIYLEDDATQLDQVVVTGFQKLKKNSFTGSATVVTSDELKKVNVKDAVKALQAFDPSFRIIDRSGFGSDPNQLNEINIRGASNIQRQEFDANGQALTRRTNLRDNPNMPIFMLDGFEVSVQKIYDMDINRIQSMTILKDAAATALYGSRAANGVVVVTTVPPKVGEIRIDYNTSVELTFPDLSDYNLTNAAEKLQVEKDAGLYTANDPHTQIDKDIEFNKKLNEVRRGVNTDWLSRPLRNVGNWRNDISLSGGVNSLRYMINLNYNKNGGVMKGSYRDRWGAGMMIDYRLNNWLQIQNQVTLNRTTYQNSPYGDFYNYSSYMPYEAIYGEDGSLLRALPMTGKANPLWQVQNLYNYSGRGGITDITDNFAVNLYFTPTFYLRGTFSVSQTQTETSDFKDPKDLSFQNVLSTKKGSLKISKDDQLKWNAKAELHFNQRLNEHFFNLTGGVDLQETITHPVGYEYRGFSLGTLSNPIYAATQEGKTGDTKQTVRTVGFLGAVNYTFQEIYLLDASFRLDGSSQFSSNRRFAPFASIGLGVNLHNYKFIKNLPWINTLRVRGTYGSTGKVNFSRFDVISSYQVDTSSWYYTGPATRLATMGNPNLTWELTKTLDLGFTIELFKKRFYLEAAYYHKATDRTIDQIGIRPSSGFTSYNGNVGGVLNKGFELKTNVTVYSSRDLSVVLNANLGANKNRITKLNDAIEEYNEKIRKNNRSEYGHTGGSLPPVLYYVGASTSAIYAVPSLGIDPATGTELFLKKDGTVTKEWNYNDMKVCGDANPDAQGTFGINVAYKGFYLNTTFLYAFGGQYYNNTLISKVENANIKDRNVDRRIITQRWRKVGDVSPYYGIRENATTNATSRFVQNDNYVHFNSVALGYDFGKRITSKLKLSALSVSFNASDLAKWSTVRVERGLSYPYAHTYSISIHASY; encoded by the coding sequence ATGCAAAAAAGCTTATCAACATCATGGCAGGTATTTGTCGGGATCGCACTCTTGCTCCTGGTCAATATCCAGAGTTATGCACAAAAGCCAGAAGACGGAGGCGACATCGCTATCGAAGGTGTCGTGGTAGACAATGGCACAAACGAACCCATTGTCGGTGCCACTGTGAAAATGAAAAACGGGCCACGGGGCACCGTTACCTCTTCCACCGGTCGGTTTAGGCTGGAGGGTTGCAAACCCACGGACGTGATTCAAGTGTCGTTCGTCGGCTGTAAGCCACGTTCCTTCACCGTGGGTAAGAAACGAAACTTCACTATCTATCTTGAAGACGACGCCACACAGTTGGACCAAGTCGTGGTGACGGGATTTCAGAAACTGAAGAAAAACAGTTTCACCGGTTCGGCAACAGTAGTGACGAGCGACGAGTTGAAAAAGGTGAACGTGAAAGATGCCGTTAAAGCTCTTCAGGCTTTCGATCCCTCTTTCCGCATCATCGACCGGTCGGGATTCGGTTCCGACCCCAACCAACTCAACGAAATCAACATCCGCGGAGCCTCTAACATCCAACGACAAGAGTTCGATGCCAACGGACAGGCACTGACCCGACGCACCAATCTGCGCGACAATCCCAATATGCCTATCTTTATGCTCGACGGATTTGAAGTGAGTGTGCAGAAGATTTACGATATGGACATCAACCGCATCCAGAGTATGACCATCTTGAAAGATGCCGCTGCAACGGCACTCTATGGTTCGCGGGCGGCCAACGGCGTTGTGGTAGTAACCACTGTTCCACCGAAAGTGGGCGAGATTCGTATCGACTACAACACCAGTGTCGAACTGACGTTCCCCGATCTTTCTGACTACAACCTGACCAATGCCGCCGAAAAGCTACAGGTTGAGAAAGATGCAGGGCTGTATACCGCCAACGACCCTCACACACAGATCGATAAGGACATCGAATTCAATAAAAAACTCAATGAGGTGCGCCGTGGTGTCAACACCGACTGGCTGTCGCGCCCGCTACGCAACGTAGGCAACTGGCGCAACGACATTTCTCTTTCGGGTGGTGTCAACTCGCTGCGCTACATGATCAACCTCAACTATAACAAGAACGGAGGTGTGATGAAAGGCTCTTACCGCGACCGTTGGGGAGCAGGAATGATGATCGACTATCGCCTGAACAACTGGTTGCAGATTCAGAATCAGGTGACCTTGAACCGCACCACCTATCAAAATTCGCCTTACGGAGACTTCTACAACTATAGCTCTTATATGCCTTACGAGGCCATTTACGGCGAAGACGGCAGTTTGTTGCGCGCCTTGCCCATGACGGGTAAAGCCAATCCGCTGTGGCAGGTGCAAAACCTGTATAACTATTCGGGCAGAGGCGGCATCACCGATATTACCGATAACTTTGCGGTGAACCTCTATTTTACACCTACTTTCTATCTACGCGGAACGTTTAGCGTGAGCCAAACGCAGACGGAAACAAGCGATTTCAAAGACCCGAAAGACCTTTCCTTCCAAAATGTCTTAAGTACGAAGAAAGGATCGCTCAAAATATCCAAAGACGATCAGCTGAAATGGAATGCAAAAGCCGAACTGCATTTCAATCAGCGACTGAACGAACACTTCTTCAATCTTACCGGAGGTGTAGATCTTCAGGAAACGATCACCCATCCTGTGGGCTATGAATATCGGGGCTTCAGTCTGGGTACGCTGAGCAATCCCATCTATGCGGCTACTCAAGAAGGAAAAACGGGTGATACCAAACAAACGGTAAGAACGGTCGGTTTCCTTGGTGCTGTGAACTATACATTCCAGGAAATCTACCTGTTGGATGCTTCTTTCCGCCTCGACGGCTCTTCTCAGTTCAGCTCGAACCGACGTTTTGCCCCCTTTGCATCCATCGGTCTGGGTGTGAACCTGCACAACTACAAGTTCATTAAGAATCTTCCGTGGATCAATACCCTGCGTGTCAGAGGAACTTACGGTAGTACGGGTAAAGTGAACTTCTCGCGTTTCGATGTGATTAGCAGCTACCAGGTAGACACTTCTTCGTGGTACTACACGGGGCCCGCTACCCGCTTGGCCACCATGGGCAACCCCAATCTGACGTGGGAACTGACCAAGACGCTCGATTTAGGTTTCACCATCGAACTCTTTAAGAAGCGCTTTTATCTCGAGGCAGCCTATTATCACAAGGCCACCGACCGCACAATCGATCAGATTGGTATTCGTCCTTCTTCGGGATTCACCTCTTATAATGGAAACGTGGGCGGCGTATTGAACAAAGGTTTCGAACTCAAGACCAACGTAACGGTGTATAGTAGCCGCGACCTCTCTGTGGTGCTCAACGCTAACCTCGGAGCCAATAAGAACCGAATCACCAAACTCAACGACGCCATAGAAGAGTATAACGAGAAAATTCGGAAAAATAACAGAAGCGAATATGGCCACACCGGCGGTTCGTTGCCTCCTGTCTTATATTATGTTGGAGCCTCTACCTCTGCGATCTATGCCGTTCCCTCTCTGGGAATCGACCCGGCAACCGGTACCGAGCTCTTCCTCAAGAAAGACGGAACCGTGACCAAAGAATGGAACTATAACGACATGAAGGTGTGCGGAGACGCCAATCCTGATGCACAAGGTACCTTCGGCATCAATGTGGCTTACAAGGGTTTCTACCTCAACACGACGTTCCTGTATGCATTTGGTGGACAATACTATAACAATACCTTGATCTCGAAGGTGGAAAATGCCAATATCAAAGATAGAAACGTTGACCGCCGCATCATCACGCAGCGTTGGAGAAAGGTGGGTGACGTGTCTCCCTACTACGGAATCAGAGAAAATGCCACCACAAACGCTACGTCGCGCTTCGTACAGAACGACAATTATGTGCACTTTAACAGCGTGGCACTGGGCTACGACTTCGGAAAACGAATCACCTCTAAACTCAAACTCAGTGCGCTCTCGGTGTCGTTCAATGCCTCCGACCTTGCCAAATGGAGCACCGTGCGGGTAGAACGCGGACTCTCTTACCCTTATGCGCATACCTATAGCATCAGTATTCACGCAAGTTATTAA